A region of Solanum dulcamara chromosome 7, daSolDulc1.2, whole genome shotgun sequence DNA encodes the following proteins:
- the LOC129894804 gene encoding ARF guanine-nucleotide exchange factor GNL2, translated as MGATEGDENTHEYMTKIKRKELGISCTLNTEVGAVLAVIRRPPEANLHFYHPPEENYDSQISHSLKSLRSLIFNPQQEWLTIDPMIYLSPFLDVVQSDDVPSAATGVALSSILKILKLEIFYHKSPGAREAINSAVTAVTGCRLEKTDPVFEDAVMMKILQALTAIMVHPSSILLTDQSVCTVVNTCFQVVQQSANRSDLLQRSARYTMHELIHVIYQRLPEIEVKDWEDSESDTEDGNLDSGYGIRSAVDIFHFLCSLLNVVEVMETDGSQTSDENVQLFALVLINSAIELSGDSIGKHPKLLRMIQDDLFHHLVHYGTSSNPLVSSMICSIVLNIYHFLRRSVRLQLEAFFSFVLLKVASLANSLQLQEVAIEGIINFCRQPSFIVEVYVNYDCNPIFKNVFEEIGKSLCRHAFPTGGCLTSVQVQAFEGLAVIIHNIADNVDKDDDSTPSGPYPVEITEYRQFWEEKSKEDEEDLENWIDYVRVRMAQKRKILIAGNHFSRDEKKGLEYFKFSLLIPDPPDPKAYAMFFRYTPGLNKIAIGDFLGDPDDFYLKVLKEFTETFEFMGMVLDTALRTYLETFRLPGESQKIERILEAFAERFFDQQSSEIFASKDAVHILCYSVIMLNTDQHNPQVKKKMTEDEFIRNNRGINGGQDIPREYLSELFHSISANAITSFDSSGAPVEMNPSRWIQLINKSKKMKPFIFSNFDRRLGRDMFASIAGPTVATLATIFEQSDEEEILHECVEALFSIARITQYGLEDTLDELLCSFCKFTTLLNPYASSEETLYAFSNDLKPRMATLAVFTIANDFKKSIRGAWRTIVDCLLKLRKLKLLPQSVVEPENASNSSSNPPGVHERCASGVVFPTQDIKFGSKPHNSGIIGRFSHFLSMESVEESLNLGVSEFEQNLKVIQQCRIGSIFSNSSSLPDEPLLNLGRCLIFAAAGKGQKFSTPIEEEETVGFCWDLIVSIASSNTHRLLVFWPHYNEYLLNVAQFPLFSPIPFAEKGIIALMKICLKLLSSFHSDKSPEELMFKSINLMWKLEKEILDTCCDFLVQSVTTILTEYPANLQSQLGWKTVMHLLSVTGRHPETYEQGVEALINLMSDSFHISRLNYPYCIDCAFGFVALKNSPLEKNMKIMDLMSDTVNLLVQWYKSGYTDPGSSTSINSSASSCSLEESSKALSSSNLTVTYFAKLGEAFRKTSLARREEIRNHAVMSLQKSFALGEELYFTPANILSCFNLILFAMVDDLHEKMLEYSKRGNAEREARSMEGTLKLSMEVLTDVYLQFLKPLSESPSFRAFWMGILRRMDTCMKADLGECGESKLPDTIPVLLKKMVVTMKQREILVPGDDENLWEMTHVQIQWIAPSLTEELFSDV; from the exons ATGGGTGCTACAGAAGGAGATGAAAACACTCATGAATACATGACAAAGATCAAAAGGAAAGAACTTGGAATATCTTGCACATTGAACACAGAGGTAGGAGCTGTTTTAGCGGTGATTCGGCGTCCCCCTGAAGCAAATTTGCATTTCTACCATCCCCCTGAAGAAAATTATGATTCTCAAATATCACATTCATTGAAATCACTAAGATCACTCATTTTCAATCCACAACAAGAATGGCTAACAATAGATCCTATGATATACCTTTCGCCTTTTCTTGACGTTGTACAAAGTGATGATGTTCCTTCTGCAGCAACAGGGGTCGCTTTATCATCTATACTTAAGATCCTCaagcttgaaattttttatcaCAAAAGTCCAGGAGCAAGAGAAGCTATTAATTCAGCTGTCACTGCTGTCACGGGCTGTCGTTTGGAGAAAACTGATCCTGTCTTTGAAGATGCTGTTATGATGAAAATTTTACAGGCTTTGACAGCAATTATGGTACATCCTTCTTCTATTTTGCTCACGGATCAATCTGTTTGTACCGTTGTGAACACGTGTTTTCAAGTGGTTCAGCAGTCAGCTAACCGGAGTGATTTGCTTCAGCGTAGTGCTAGATATACAATGCATGAGCTGATACATGTAATATATCAGCGTTTGCCTGAAATAGAAGTGAAAGATTGGGAAGATTCGGAGTCAGATACCGAGGATGGGAACTTGGATTCGGGGTATGGGATTCGTTCTGCTGTTGATATTTTTCATTTCCTGTGCTCGTTGCTCAACGTAGTTGAAGTCATGGAGACTGATGGATCTCAAACTTCTGATGAAAATGTTCAGCTTTTTGCGTTGGTTTTGATCAATTCTGCTATAGAATTAAGTGGTGATAGCATAGGTAAGCATCCAAAGCTTTTGAGGATGATTCAAGATGACCTTTTCCACCATTTGGTTCATTATGGAACCTCCTCGAATCCACTCGTATCCTCCATGATTTGCAGCATTGTGTTAAATATTTATCACTTTCTTCGCAG GTCGGTTCGTCTTCAATTGGAAGCTTTTTTCTCGTTTGTGTTGCTTAAAGTGGCAAGCTTAGCGAATTCGCTCCAACTTCAAGAAGTAGCAATTGAAGGAATAATAAACTTTTGCAGACAACCAAGTTTTATAGTTGAAGtctatgtgaattatgattgtAATCCCATATTCAAAAATGTTTTTGAGGAGATTGGAAAGTCTCTTTGTAGGCATGCGTTCCCTACTGGTGGATGTTTGACAAGTGTGCAAGTTCAAGCCTTTGAAGGCCTAGCAGTGATTATCCATAACATAGCTGATAACGTTGACAAGGACGATGATTCAACACCTTCTGGACCGTATCCAGTCGAGATAACCGAGTATAGACAATTCTGGGAAGAGAAGTcgaaagaagatgaagaagacttAGAGAATTGGATCGATTATGTTAGAGTGAGAATGGCACAGAAAAGAAAGATACTAATAGCCGGGAATCACTTCAGTAGAGATGAAAAGAAGGGACTGGAGTACTTCAAGTTTTCCCTGTTGATCCCGGATCCTCCTGATCCGAAAGCCTATGCCATGTTTTTTCGGTATACACCAGGTCTAAACAAGATTGCAATTGGTGATTTTCTTGGTGATCCTGATGATTTCTACCTCAAAGTCCTTAAAGAATTCACGGAAACATTTGAGTTCATGGGGATGGTTCTGGACACTGCTTTGAGAACTTATCTAGAGACTTTTAGATTACCCGGGGAGTCGCAGAAAATCGAAAGAATCCTTGAAGCATTTGCTGAAAGGTTTTTCGATCAACAATCTTCAGAAATATTTGCGAGCAAAGATGCAGTGCACATCCTTTGTTATTCAGTAATCATGCTCAACACTGATCAGCATAACCCACAAGTGAAGAAGAAAATGACAGAAGATGAATTTATTAGAAACAATAGAGGGATAAATGGAGGACAAGATATTCCGAGGGAATATCTCTCGGAGCTTTTCCATTCCATTTCAGCCAATGCAATCACATCGTTCGATTCATCGGGTGCTCCTGTGGAAATGAACCCTAGCAGATGGATTCAgctaatcaataaatcaaagaAGATGAAACCTTTCATATTCAGCAATTTTGATCGACGACTAGGACGAGACATGTTTGCCTCAATTGCTGGTCCCACTGTTGCTACACTTGCAACGATCTTCGAACAGTCTGACGAAGAAGAGATCCTTCATGAATGTGTTGAGGCTTTGTTTTCAATTGCTCGAATAACACAATATGGTCTTGAGGATACTCTAGACGAGCTTCTCTGCTCATTCTGCAAATTTACTACATTACTAAATCCTTATGCATCTTCAGAAGAAACGTTGTATGCATTCAGCAACGATCTGAAGCCAAGAATGGCAACTCTAGCAGTTTTCACCATTGCAAATGACTTCAAAAAGTCCATCAGGGGAGCTTGGAGAACCattgtggactgtttgctgaaACTCAGAAAGTTAAAGCTGCTTCCACAATCTGTTGTTGAACCTGAAAATGCTTCAAACTCATCATCCAACCCTCCAGGAGTACATGAAAGATGTGCATCCGGGGTGGTTTTTCCTACTCAAGATATTAAATTTGGGAGCAAACCCCATAATTCTGGCATAATTGGACGATTTTCACATTTTTTGTCCATGGAAAGTGTAGAAGAATCCTTGAACCTGGGGGTAAGTGAGTTTGAACAGAACCTGAAAGTTATTCAGCAGTGCCGCATAGGGAGCATCTTTAGCAATAGCTCGAGTTTACCTGATGAACCGTTGCTGAATCTAGGCCGTTGTCTGATATTTGCTGCAGCTGGTAAAGGCCAAAAGTTCAGCACCCCAATTGAAGAGGAAGAAACTGTTGGCTTCTGTTGGGATTTAATTGTTAGCATTGCTTCATCCAATACTCACAGACTCTTGGTCTTTTGGCCTCATTACAATGAATATCTACTAAATGTTGCACAGTTTCCCCTATTTTCTCCCATACCGTTTGCAGAAAAGGGTATCATCGCCCTTATGAAGATTTGTCTCAAGCTCTTGTCTTCCTTTCACTCAGACAAAAGTCCAGAGGAACTCATGTTTAAATCAATAAATTTGATGTGGAAGCTGGAAAAGGAAATTCTTGATACTTGTTGTGACTTCTTAGTACAATCTGTCACCACAATCCTGACAGAGTATCCTGCCAATCTCCAATCTCAACTAGGATGGAAAACAGTCATGCATTTGCTATCCGTCACAGGGCGACATCCAGAAACCTATGAGCAAGGAGTTGAGGCCCTTATAAATTTAATGTCAGATAGTTTCCACATTTCAAGATTGAACTACCCGTATTGTATAGATTGTGCATTTGGCTTTGTCGCATTGAAAAACAGCCCTttagaaaagaacatgaagatcATGGATTTGATGTCAGATACTGTGAATTTGTTAGTACAGTGGTACAAAAGTGGGTATACAGATCCAGGGAGCTCCACGAGTATAAATAGTAGCGCAAGCAGTTGTTCTCTCGAAGAAAGTTCAAAAGCTCTTAGCTCTTCTAACTTAACAGTCACCTATTTTGCTAAACTAGGGGAAGCATTCAGGAAGACTAGCTTAGCCAGAAGAGAAGAGATAAGAAACCACGCGGTCATGTCTTTACAGAAAAGTTTTGCACTTGGCGAAGAGTTATATTTCACACCAGCCAACATCCTTAGCTGTTTCAACCTCATACTCTTTGCAATGGTTGATGATTTGCACGAGAAGATGTTGGAATACTCTAAAAGGGGGAATGCAGAAAGGGAGGCAAGAAGTATGGAAGGAACTCTTAAGCTATCGATGGAAGTTCTAACAGATGTCTATTTACAATTCTTGAAACCATTATCAGAAAGTCCTAGTTTTAGGGCCTTCTGGATGGGGATCTTGAGAAGAATGGATACATGCATGAAGGCTGATTTAGGAGAATGTGGTGAGTCTAAACTTCCAGATACTATCCCAGTATTGTTGAAGAAGATGGTTGTCACAATGAAGCAAAGGGAGATTTTAGTTCCTGGAGATGATGAGAACTTGTGGGAAATGACTCATGTTCAGATACAATGGATTGCTCCATCACTTACTGAAGAACTGTTTTCAGATGTTTGA
- the LOC129896671 gene encoding putative methylesterase 11, chloroplastic isoform X2: MGLCFSVKKRPLKRLTNQSLASPSNRWCRFRSSRKEDCFAEDRALAAAILFQQRLQQNGSSVPFDRSTSLRYSNCKSNKKNQQALARSSSSRSRSITDPLLHPHQLVNKVLTIDDLETNHFVLVHGGGFGAWCWYKTIALLEEVGFKVTAVDLTGSGVHSFDTNSITSLSQYAKPLTGFLEKLADGEKVILVGHDFGGACISFAMELYPFKVSKAVFVAATMLTSGQSALDIFSEKTKSNDLMRESQIFIYANGNDKPPTAIDLDKSLVKELLFNHSPAKDVALASVSLRPIPFSPVLEKLSLSDIKYGSIRRFYIETTEDNAIPIALQQNMISQNPPERVFHLKGADHSPFFSKPQALHRILVEISTISST; the protein is encoded by the exons ATGGGGTTGTGTTTCTCTGTGAAGAAGAGGCCATTGAAGCGTTTAACGAACCAATCATTGGCGAGTCCAAGTAACCGATGGTGTAGATTTCGTTCGTCGAGAAAGGAAGATTGTTTCGCTGAGGATCGAGCACTGGCAGCTGCGATTCTCTTTCAGCAACGGTTGCAGCAAAACGGTAGCAGTGTTCCGTTTGATCGTTCAACGTCGCTGCGGTATTCGAATTGTAAGTCTAATAAGAAGAATCAGCAAGCACTGGCACGTAGCTCCAGTTCTAGGTCTCGATCAATTACTGATCCTCTGCTTCACCCTCACCAGCTTGTTAACAAG GTATTAACGATCGATGATTTAGAGACAAATCACTTTGTCCTTGTCCATGGTGGTGGATTTGGAGCCTGGTGTTGGTATAAAACCATTGCACTTTTAGAAGAGGTAGGATTTAAGGTTACTGCAGTGGATTTAACTGGTTCAGGCGTTCATTCTTTCGACACAAATAGCATCACCAGCCTATCGCAATATGCAAAGCCACTCACTGGTTTTCTTGAAAAGCTTGCCGATGGAGAGAAG GTGATTTTGGTAGGACATGATTTTGGTGGAGCTTGCATATCATTCGCGATGGAGCTCTATCCCTTTAAAGTTTCAAAAGCTGTATTTGTTGCTGCAACAATGCTCACTAGTGGACAAAGTGCCCTCGATATCTTCTCAGAAAAG ACGAAGTCAAATGACCTTATGAGAGAGTCTCAAATATTTATCTATGCAAATGGGAATGACAAGCCACCAACTGCCATTGATCTGGACAAATCACTCGTGAAAGAATTATTATTCAACCATAGTCCTGCTAAG GACGTCGCATTAGCTTCTGTTTCATTGAGGCCAATTCCATTCTCTCCAGTACTTGAGAAGCTTTCTTTGTCTGACATCAAGTATGGTTCCATCAGACGGTTTTACATAGAAACAACAGAAGATAATGCTATACCAATAGCTTTACAACAGAACATGATAAGCCAAAATCCACCAGAACGGGTTTTTCATCTCAAGGGTGCTGATCACTCACCTTTTTTCTCCAAACCGCAAGCCCTACACCGAATTCTGGTAGAAATCTCAACGATTTCATCAACATGA
- the LOC129896671 gene encoding putative methylesterase 11, chloroplastic isoform X1 — MGLCFSVKKRPLKRLTNQSLASPSNRWCRFRSSRKEDCFAEDRALAAAILFQQRLQQNGSSVPFDRSTSLRYSNCKSNKKNQQALARSSSSRSRSITDPLLHPHQLVNKNGQVLTIDDLETNHFVLVHGGGFGAWCWYKTIALLEEVGFKVTAVDLTGSGVHSFDTNSITSLSQYAKPLTGFLEKLADGEKVILVGHDFGGACISFAMELYPFKVSKAVFVAATMLTSGQSALDIFSEKTKSNDLMRESQIFIYANGNDKPPTAIDLDKSLVKELLFNHSPAKDVALASVSLRPIPFSPVLEKLSLSDIKYGSIRRFYIETTEDNAIPIALQQNMISQNPPERVFHLKGADHSPFFSKPQALHRILVEISTISST, encoded by the exons ATGGGGTTGTGTTTCTCTGTGAAGAAGAGGCCATTGAAGCGTTTAACGAACCAATCATTGGCGAGTCCAAGTAACCGATGGTGTAGATTTCGTTCGTCGAGAAAGGAAGATTGTTTCGCTGAGGATCGAGCACTGGCAGCTGCGATTCTCTTTCAGCAACGGTTGCAGCAAAACGGTAGCAGTGTTCCGTTTGATCGTTCAACGTCGCTGCGGTATTCGAATTGTAAGTCTAATAAGAAGAATCAGCAAGCACTGGCACGTAGCTCCAGTTCTAGGTCTCGATCAATTACTGATCCTCTGCTTCACCCTCACCAGCTTGTTAACAAG AATGGACAGGTATTAACGATCGATGATTTAGAGACAAATCACTTTGTCCTTGTCCATGGTGGTGGATTTGGAGCCTGGTGTTGGTATAAAACCATTGCACTTTTAGAAGAGGTAGGATTTAAGGTTACTGCAGTGGATTTAACTGGTTCAGGCGTTCATTCTTTCGACACAAATAGCATCACCAGCCTATCGCAATATGCAAAGCCACTCACTGGTTTTCTTGAAAAGCTTGCCGATGGAGAGAAG GTGATTTTGGTAGGACATGATTTTGGTGGAGCTTGCATATCATTCGCGATGGAGCTCTATCCCTTTAAAGTTTCAAAAGCTGTATTTGTTGCTGCAACAATGCTCACTAGTGGACAAAGTGCCCTCGATATCTTCTCAGAAAAG ACGAAGTCAAATGACCTTATGAGAGAGTCTCAAATATTTATCTATGCAAATGGGAATGACAAGCCACCAACTGCCATTGATCTGGACAAATCACTCGTGAAAGAATTATTATTCAACCATAGTCCTGCTAAG GACGTCGCATTAGCTTCTGTTTCATTGAGGCCAATTCCATTCTCTCCAGTACTTGAGAAGCTTTCTTTGTCTGACATCAAGTATGGTTCCATCAGACGGTTTTACATAGAAACAACAGAAGATAATGCTATACCAATAGCTTTACAACAGAACATGATAAGCCAAAATCCACCAGAACGGGTTTTTCATCTCAAGGGTGCTGATCACTCACCTTTTTTCTCCAAACCGCAAGCCCTACACCGAATTCTGGTAGAAATCTCAACGATTTCATCAACATGA